The following proteins come from a genomic window of Ictalurus furcatus strain D&B chromosome 26, Billie_1.0, whole genome shotgun sequence:
- the ildr1a gene encoding immunoglobulin-like domain-containing receptor 1a, whose amino-acid sequence MKRLIVAPVLLSFLLSEVFSVLVTVPQAQYSTGLFVPVTLRCDYTTSANPQNVLVTWLFKSFCKDPVLDYYSTAYQAALQMGQDPSNDCPDSQRTVRTVAQKYGTNEPSLGPQYSGRRITIQNKADLVITEVKWWDNGVYVCSVDAPGDTSGYPNNYMKLIVYNWLTVLFLIIGAILLIILFCVCCCQCCPQRCCCYVRCPCCPQTCCCPEKMVMQHRMMKDAQKAMSSWASGQPIYAPLSSHSSAYQMNPMMYAGSASGKFPMSSIPPMPLPPPVHPGPMHNPMPMSMHGPMPGPMPVPNMQGRDSANKVLDYLENQVRDMDVTSPVIPPPPVHMVHTVPFSAGPPSMLSGLDDGPASRRHHPAHSSGSSSYNRHRQPPPSRRGMSRSYSQEDVLDTRSQATYRPRSRSREDLLESSRGYWDSASDSSRRAGGSRGGARGGARGGDWSDHPPSYSEYEPGQKPTRRPFSVKSSVSGTSVVI is encoded by the exons ATGAAGAGACTGATAGTGGCGCCAGTGCTTCTCAGTTTCCTGCTCTCAG AAGTGTTTTCGGTTCTGGTGACAGTGCCACAGGCGCAGTACAGCACAGGTCTCTTTGTCCCGGTCACGCTGCGCTGTGACTATACCACTTCAGCTAACCCTCAGAATGTGCTGGTCACCTGGCTCTTCAAGTCTTTCTGCAAAGACCCCGTGCTGGATTACTACTCCACAG CCTACCAGGCAGCTCTGCAGATGGGTCAGGACCCGTCCAATGACTGCCCAGATAGCCAGCGCACCGTCCGGACTGTGGCTCAGAAATATGGCACCAACGAGCCCTCACTAGGTCCACAGTACAGCGGGCGCAGAATCACCATCCAGAACA aggCAGACCTGGTGATCACCGAGGTGAAGTGGTGGGACAATGGTGTCTATGTGTGCTCTGTTGATGCACCTGGAGATACAAGTGGATATCCAAACAACTATATGAAGCTCATTGTTTACA ACTGGCTGACTGTATTGTTCTTAATCATCGGGGCCATCCTCCTTATCATCCTCTTTTGTGTTTGCTGCTGCCAGTGTTGCCCTCAGAGATGTTGCTGTTATGTCCGTTGCCCATGCTGCCCACAAACCTGCTGCTGCCCTGAGAAAA TGGTGATGCAGCACAGGATGATGAAGGATGCCCAGAAGGCGATGAGCTCCTGGGCTAGTGGGCAGCCGATCTACGCACCCCTGAGCTCTCACAGCTCTGCATACCAAATGAATCCCATGATGTATGCAG GTTCAGCATCAGGAAAGTTCCCCATGTCATCCATTCCTCCCATGCCCCTCCCACCTCCTGTCCATCCTGGCCCAATGCACAACCCCATGCCCATGTCTATGCATGGCCCCATGCCTGGACCTATGCCAGTGCCCAACATGCAGGGCAGGGACAGTGCCAACAAAGTGCTGGATTACCTGGAGAACCAGGTGAGAGACATGGATGTCACCAGCCCCGTGATCCCACCTCCACCTGTGCACATGGTCCACACTGTGCCCTTCTCCGCCGGCCCACCCAGCATGCTTTCTGGGCTGGACGATGGCCCTGCCTCCCGCCGGCACCACCCGGCACACTCCAGTGGCTCTTCCAGCTACAATCGCCACCGCCAGCCTCCTCCATCTAGACGTGGAATGTCACGCAGTTACAGTCAGGAAGACGTGCTGGATACCCGGAGCCAAGCGACTTATCGGCCTCGCTCACGATCCAGAGAGGACCTTCTGGAAAGCAGTAGAGGATACTGGGACTCTGCCAGTGACAGTAGCAGGAGAGCAGGTGGATCTAGAGGTGGAGCCCGGGGTGGAGCCCGAGGCGGAGACTGGTCTGACCACCCACCCAGCTACAGCGAATACGAGCCAGGCCAGAAACCGACAAGGCGGCCCTTCTCT GTTAAGAGCTCAGTGAGTGGTACGAGTGTAGTAATCTGA